In one Echinicola marina genomic region, the following are encoded:
- a CDS encoding glycosyltransferase family 2 protein: MVIMKNSKISICTTCMNRTHHLKKTLSKNIKDNSDYDNVDFVVLNYNSSDDLDTWIHQDMRTYLNSGKIKYIKTDSPKYFHMSHAKNIVAKYATGDIICNVDADNYTGVSFASYINQVFNTNKDVFVVPKNNGGTTSILGRVCVLKDDFLKVRGYDEEMKGYGWEDIDFYNRLELISRKKFFLTNSKYLKTIEHESDIRYSNYKPFTNINDIYIRYITPKESDIIYTFKDYTFEKFRILSNGKDFTDSLPGILEEFSQKGLYNKSNRKISFGDKIFNICDSSTISNSENTFYKISDNNFLEEVKRKYSLIWNYSKLLKNNKEGLKSVNRFSFGELEF; the protein is encoded by the coding sequence ATGGTAATAATGAAAAATAGCAAAATCTCAATTTGTACAACCTGTATGAATAGAACTCATCACTTAAAAAAAACTCTATCAAAAAACATAAAAGATAATTCTGATTATGATAATGTTGATTTTGTTGTTTTGAATTATAATTCGTCTGATGATCTAGATACATGGATTCATCAAGATATGAGAACCTATCTCAATTCTGGAAAAATAAAGTACATAAAGACTGATTCCCCTAAATATTTCCACATGAGCCATGCTAAAAATATTGTTGCTAAATATGCAACCGGAGATATTATTTGCAATGTTGATGCAGATAATTATACGGGAGTTAGTTTTGCAAGCTATATCAATCAAGTTTTCAATACTAACAAGGATGTCTTTGTTGTCCCAAAAAACAATGGAGGAACAACTAGTATTCTTGGCAGGGTCTGTGTTTTGAAGGATGATTTTTTAAAAGTTAGGGGATATGACGAAGAAATGAAAGGTTATGGGTGGGAAGATATTGATTTTTATAATAGGCTAGAGTTAATCAGTAGAAAGAAATTTTTTTTAACTAATTCCAAATATTTAAAAACTATTGAACATGAATCTGATATTAGATATTCAAATTATAAACCATTTACAAATATTAATGATATATATATCAGATATATAACTCCTAAAGAATCTGATATAATCTATACATTTAAGGACTATACATTTGAAAAATTCAGAATTCTTTCAAATGGAAAAGATTTCACAGATTCCTTACCTGGAATTTTGGAAGAATTTTCTCAAAAGGGTTTATATAATAAATCAAATCGAAAAATTTCCTTTGGTGATAAAATTTTTAATATATGTGATTCTAGCACTATTTCCAACAGTGAAAATACTTTTTACAAAATCTCAGATAATAATTTCCTAGAAGAGGTTAAACGAAAATATTCCCTTATTTGGAATTACAGCAAACTATTAAAGAATAATAAAGAGGGTCTCAAAAGCGTAAACAGATTCTCATTTGGTGAACTCGAATTCTAA